In Mongoliitalea daihaiensis, one DNA window encodes the following:
- a CDS encoding DUF4221 family protein — MRNLTFPLFLILCLAACATKSTENILTANTPNIFLDTVYMESGEDVIFFTFNGLGVSDLSEDGRYLYNFDFKTPALEVFDLETYTLSERILFEKEGPNGVGTLVYDFNRIGRSLFFLGSRDFNYGLFNLKAEKIRNIPFEGLEKIWGKPVSMNQGEVLNESPLMLGGHFTMWSTDGGQNETQLGVWNIDEEKMDTYQMGQWFDVAQFESTMTSASYDMPVKSYWVTVKAVHGRMLASTNVTSDLMVYHEGAFEKKSISHQLIPSQNSFKLSPQYDSQKAFENDFKKSQESINFSHPVWDATLERFYRFAYQAIPSSEESYKVYLVAMNKNFELLWEMEVPVLRKRPNFHFVKDGEIWMFENIQDEVAFIRIRMED, encoded by the coding sequence ATGCGAAACCTGACTTTTCCTCTTTTTCTAATCCTTTGTCTAGCTGCATGTGCAACTAAATCCACAGAAAACATACTAACAGCTAATACTCCTAACATTTTCTTGGACACCGTCTACATGGAAAGTGGGGAGGATGTGATTTTTTTTACCTTCAATGGGCTAGGTGTATCAGACCTATCAGAGGATGGTCGCTATTTATATAATTTTGATTTCAAAACTCCCGCACTTGAGGTCTTTGACCTGGAAACATATACCCTATCCGAACGAATTTTATTTGAAAAAGAAGGCCCTAATGGTGTAGGAACCCTTGTTTATGATTTTAATCGAATAGGAAGATCACTTTTTTTTCTAGGAAGCAGGGACTTCAACTATGGCCTATTCAATCTGAAAGCAGAAAAAATCCGGAATATCCCTTTTGAAGGACTTGAAAAAATCTGGGGAAAGCCTGTTTCGATGAATCAAGGAGAAGTATTGAACGAATCACCCTTGATGCTTGGAGGACATTTCACCATGTGGTCTACAGATGGCGGACAAAATGAAACTCAATTAGGCGTTTGGAATATAGATGAAGAAAAGATGGACACCTATCAAATGGGTCAATGGTTTGATGTAGCTCAATTTGAATCTACTATGACAAGTGCCTCTTATGACATGCCAGTAAAGTCTTATTGGGTTACCGTAAAAGCAGTTCACGGAAGGATGCTTGCCAGCACCAATGTAACCTCCGACCTGATGGTGTATCATGAAGGAGCTTTTGAGAAGAAAAGCATATCCCACCAGTTGATCCCTTCCCAAAATTCCTTTAAACTTTCCCCACAATACGATAGCCAAAAGGCTTTTGAAAATGATTTTAAAAAGTCCCAAGAATCTATAAATTTTTCACACCCTGTATGGGATGCTACCCTTGAACGTTTCTATAGATTTGCCTATCAAGCTATTCCTTCTTCAGAGGAGAGCTATAAGGTGTATTTGGTTGCTATGAACAAGAATTTTGAACTCTTGTGGGAAATGGAAGTACCCGTATTACGCAAGAGACCTAACTTCCACTTTGTCAAAGATGGTGAAATCTGGATGTTTGAAAATATCCAAGATGAGGTGGCATTTATACGGATCCGCATGGAGGATTAA
- a CDS encoding sterol desaturase family protein: MELYAKALSFAVPFFLILIIIEEFAARKMKKQVNTGMDTISSLSSGMTNTLKNLMGLSVVIVSYGWMVDKVAIFQIESTWWVYLIAFIGIDFAGYWTHRFDHTVNAFWNRHIVHHSSEEFNLSCALRQSISAIFGIYFFLYIPMAFIGVPAEVVAIIAPIHLFAQFWYHTRLINKMGFLEYILVTPSHHRVHHAINDRYLDKNLAQIFIIWDKLFGTFQEELEEEPPVYGVKKPVNTWNPLIINYVHLWALVQDAWRTKSYWDKLRIWFMPTGWRPADVAEKYPWAYWKNAFEQVKYDSKPSKTLQIWSWVQLVISFAMVFHVLIAFVSFQYVEVMLYATFMMVSIFAYTSLMDKSRIAIPAELLRFAMGIALIYWNGGWFGLEEILPGAAFLVGIYLTSSMATTFWILSKEGKASEEVKTAELVSSN; the protein is encoded by the coding sequence ATGGAACTTTACGCCAAAGCATTGTCATTTGCTGTACCTTTTTTCCTGATCCTAATTATCATCGAGGAATTTGCAGCCCGCAAGATGAAAAAGCAAGTCAATACAGGAATGGACACTATTTCCAGTCTGAGTTCTGGAATGACTAATACCCTCAAAAATTTAATGGGCTTGTCAGTAGTGATCGTTTCATACGGTTGGATGGTCGATAAAGTAGCCATATTCCAGATTGAGAGCACCTGGTGGGTCTATCTTATTGCGTTTATAGGAATTGACTTTGCGGGTTATTGGACACATCGATTTGACCATACAGTCAACGCCTTTTGGAATCGGCATATTGTCCATCATAGCAGTGAAGAGTTTAACCTCAGTTGTGCCTTGCGTCAGTCAATATCGGCAATTTTTGGAATTTATTTCTTCCTGTATATCCCTATGGCCTTTATCGGTGTACCTGCGGAAGTAGTCGCTATCATAGCTCCCATCCATTTATTTGCACAATTTTGGTATCATACCCGTCTGATCAATAAAATGGGGTTTCTGGAATATATCTTAGTAACTCCCAGTCACCATCGGGTACATCATGCGATCAATGATAGATATTTAGATAAAAACTTAGCTCAGATTTTCATCATTTGGGATAAACTCTTTGGGACATTTCAAGAAGAATTGGAAGAAGAACCTCCTGTCTATGGGGTAAAAAAACCAGTAAATACTTGGAATCCACTGATCATCAATTATGTGCATCTGTGGGCCTTGGTCCAAGATGCTTGGAGGACAAAAAGCTACTGGGATAAATTGCGGATTTGGTTTATGCCAACCGGTTGGAGACCTGCAGATGTAGCAGAAAAATATCCTTGGGCGTATTGGAAAAATGCATTTGAGCAGGTAAAATACGATAGTAAACCCTCAAAAACCCTACAAATCTGGTCATGGGTTCAATTGGTGATTAGTTTTGCCATGGTATTCCATGTATTGATCGCCTTTGTAAGCTTCCAGTATGTGGAAGTCATGCTTTATGCTACCTTCATGATGGTGTCGATTTTTGCCTATACCAGTTTGATGGACAAATCTAGGATTGCGATCCCAGCAGAACTATTGCGCTTTGCCATGGGGATAGCCCTGATTTATTGGAACGGTGGTTGGTTTGGCTTGGAGGAAATTCTTCCAGGAGCAGCTTTTCTGGTAGGGATTTATCTCACAAGCTCCATGGCAACTACCTTTTGGATACTCTCGAAGGAAGGAAAAGCTAGCGAAGAGGTAAAAACTGCTGAACTGGTTTCTAGTAATTGA
- a CDS encoding type II toxin-antitoxin system Y4mF family antitoxin, translated as MDLAKFVKEKRQAVQLTQIELAQKTGVGLRFLRELEQGKETLRMDKVNQVLSMFGHKLGPIQKTPNE; from the coding sequence ATGGATTTAGCGAAGTTTGTGAAAGAAAAACGACAGGCTGTACAATTAACACAAATTGAACTAGCTCAGAAAACGGGTGTAGGCCTGAGGTTTCTTAGGGAGTTAGAACAAGGAAAAGAAACATTACGAATGGACAAAGTGAATCAAGTTCTTTCGATGTTCGGTCATAAACTAGGTCCTATTCAAAAAACACCAAATGAGTAA
- a CDS encoding HipA domain-containing protein, which yields MENKCLYCYQSLLDTEKDYHVKCSKKIFGFSQAPELPYSESQLNDLAKITIANQTGLTGVQAKLSLHISSERNTPKKFTIVGLWGGYILKPASLHYPQLPVVEDLTMHLAELAKIKVVPHALIRLKSGNLAYITKRIDRLKKSKIHMEDMCQLSQRLTEDKYRASYEQIAKIIKLYSKTPGLDLINFYEQVLFSFLTGNADMHLKNFSLIYQPDLGPVLSPAYDLVNTAIVNPADPEQLALTLNGKKNRIKKADFIKAFDGAGILAKQQEYLFDNMMKSKSSWFERIDISFLSDDFKASYKELIHERFEILK from the coding sequence ATGGAAAATAAGTGTCTATATTGTTATCAGTCTTTATTAGATACCGAAAAAGACTACCATGTCAAGTGTAGCAAAAAGATATTCGGATTTTCTCAAGCGCCAGAATTACCTTATTCAGAATCACAGCTAAATGATTTAGCAAAAATTACCATTGCAAATCAAACAGGTCTGACTGGAGTGCAAGCTAAACTATCTTTACACATTTCGTCTGAGAGAAATACACCTAAGAAGTTTACTATCGTTGGCTTATGGGGAGGGTATATTTTGAAACCTGCTTCTTTACATTATCCACAACTTCCAGTAGTAGAAGATTTAACCATGCATTTGGCTGAGCTTGCTAAAATAAAAGTGGTTCCTCATGCACTTATCCGGTTAAAATCAGGCAATCTAGCTTATATCACCAAAAGAATAGATCGATTGAAAAAATCGAAGATTCATATGGAAGATATGTGCCAGCTTTCTCAACGGCTAACGGAGGATAAATACAGGGCTTCCTATGAACAAATCGCCAAAATCATCAAGTTATATTCCAAAACCCCTGGATTAGATCTAATCAATTTCTATGAACAGGTATTGTTTAGCTTCTTGACGGGTAATGCAGATATGCATCTTAAGAACTTCTCCTTGATTTATCAACCTGATTTGGGCCCGGTATTGAGTCCAGCCTATGATTTAGTGAATACAGCTATTGTAAACCCTGCCGATCCCGAACAGTTGGCATTAACCCTTAACGGGAAAAAGAATCGAATAAAAAAAGCTGATTTTATAAAAGCATTTGATGGAGCGGGAATATTAGCCAAACAGCAAGAATATTTGTTTGACAACATGATGAAATCAAAATCCTCCTGGTTTGAAAGAATCGATATCAGTTTCCTTTCAGATGATTTTAAAGCATCTTATAAGGAGTTGATTCATGAAAGGTTTGAGATTTTAAAATAG
- a CDS encoding penicillin acylase family protein produces the protein MLRMHRLSAYSILLVLIGSLYSCGQLSYEYSGYDISNIQIARDFYGVPHIFGKSDADVVYGLAWSHAEDDFETIQQTLLAGKAMVGRVFGENGAAVDYFVHLLETREIAANKYETDFSPPFKALVKAYLAAMNDFALAYPERILLPAAFPVSETDIISAYILSLAQMSGADEAVKKIVNGTLEIPEVKDPSAGSNAIAIHPALTDSGEAFLAINSHQPLTGPVAWYEAHLCSEEGWNALGGLFPGGLTIFHGINEHLGWAHTVNYPDKLDVFQLKMHPSKKLHYEVDGEYLVLEEKRVWLKVRLWDFITVPIPKKVWKSIFGPTLVTDQGTFSIKTGSLEIITAPEQWYHMNKAKNFHEFSTAMNQMALPGFNTVYADKYDTIFYVSNALLPVRNPQHDYSKTILGDSKSKLWDSYYPFSALPQQINPTSGYLFNTNHSPFKATDPTSQLDPTNYEPQMGYLLTENNRSIRLAGLLLNQEAMSYETFKAIKFDKTLPDSLLYELNVNPLFKLDANKYPAIAKSIQALQAWDRSADANSVGAAYFAYIYYFLRDRTTELTLDPKRTLSEEEAILAIESAQTFFLTAFEQFPVTLGEYQKLVRGEQEMPLFGLPDVIAAMRSEPLNEKTRKGEQGESYIMMVRFGEGLPIVETINVYGASNQQDNPHYADQMGLFARQKLKPMILDKDVVLKSAQRIYKPKKQ, from the coding sequence ATGCTACGAATGCACCGACTTTCCGCTTATTCAATTTTGCTTGTGCTTATTGGATCACTTTATTCTTGTGGTCAGCTCTCTTACGAATATTCCGGGTACGATATCAGCAACATTCAGATTGCTCGAGACTTCTATGGAGTACCCCATATCTTTGGGAAGTCAGACGCTGATGTGGTATATGGACTAGCCTGGTCTCATGCAGAAGATGACTTTGAAACTATTCAGCAAACACTTTTGGCAGGAAAAGCGATGGTGGGAAGAGTCTTTGGTGAAAACGGTGCTGCGGTAGATTATTTCGTACACCTGTTAGAAACCAGAGAGATTGCCGCCAACAAGTATGAAACTGATTTTTCTCCTCCATTCAAAGCATTGGTCAAAGCTTACTTGGCAGCAATGAATGACTTTGCATTAGCTTATCCTGAGCGAATTTTACTTCCTGCTGCTTTCCCCGTCTCGGAGACAGACATCATTTCTGCATATATTCTCTCCCTTGCCCAAATGTCAGGAGCAGATGAAGCGGTCAAAAAAATAGTGAATGGGACCCTAGAAATCCCCGAGGTAAAAGATCCATCAGCAGGATCCAATGCTATTGCTATCCATCCAGCATTGACTGATTCAGGCGAGGCATTTTTAGCGATTAATTCACACCAACCCTTAACAGGTCCCGTGGCTTGGTATGAAGCACATCTGTGTTCAGAGGAAGGATGGAATGCCTTGGGCGGTCTTTTCCCCGGCGGTCTTACCATCTTTCATGGAATCAACGAGCACCTAGGATGGGCACATACGGTCAACTACCCGGATAAATTAGATGTGTTCCAGCTAAAAATGCATCCAAGTAAAAAGCTACACTATGAAGTAGATGGAGAATACCTGGTCTTAGAAGAAAAAAGAGTATGGTTAAAAGTACGCCTGTGGGATTTCATCACCGTCCCTATTCCCAAAAAAGTCTGGAAAAGTATTTTTGGCCCAACGTTGGTCACGGATCAAGGAACATTCAGTATCAAAACTGGATCACTCGAAATTATTACAGCTCCCGAACAATGGTATCACATGAATAAAGCTAAAAACTTCCATGAATTTAGCACAGCTATGAATCAAATGGCACTGCCGGGCTTTAACACTGTATATGCAGATAAGTACGATACCATTTTTTATGTTAGCAATGCACTCCTCCCGGTTCGCAACCCTCAACATGACTATAGTAAAACCATCTTAGGAGACAGTAAAAGCAAACTTTGGGATAGTTACTACCCGTTCAGCGCTTTACCACAACAAATCAATCCTACTTCTGGCTATCTCTTTAACACCAATCATAGCCCATTCAAAGCCACAGACCCAACATCTCAGCTCGATCCAACAAATTATGAGCCGCAAATGGGCTATCTTCTAACTGAAAATAATCGATCCATTAGACTTGCTGGCCTATTACTAAACCAAGAGGCTATGTCTTACGAAACCTTCAAAGCCATCAAGTTTGACAAAACCTTGCCAGATAGTCTCTTATACGAACTCAATGTCAACCCTTTGTTCAAACTCGATGCAAATAAATACCCAGCTATTGCCAAAAGTATTCAAGCACTTCAAGCATGGGATCGATCTGCGGATGCCAACAGTGTGGGGGCAGCCTATTTTGCCTATATCTATTACTTTTTGAGAGACCGAACTACAGAACTTACACTTGACCCCAAGCGCACCCTTTCAGAGGAAGAAGCTATTTTGGCCATTGAATCTGCTCAAACTTTTTTTCTAACCGCATTCGAACAATTTCCAGTAACCTTGGGAGAGTATCAAAAATTAGTAAGAGGAGAACAAGAAATGCCTCTTTTTGGCTTGCCAGATGTAATAGCCGCCATGCGATCGGAACCTTTGAATGAAAAAACCCGAAAAGGAGAACAAGGAGAATCTTACATCATGATGGTTCGTTTTGGGGAAGGACTTCCCATAGTGGAAACGATCAATGTATACGGAGCTTCTAATCAACAAGATAATCCCCACTATGCAGATCAAATGGGACTTTTTGCTAGGCAGAAGCTCAAACCCATGATCCTAGATAAGGATGTTGTCCTCAAGTCTGCCCAACGAATTTATAAACCAAAAAAACAGTAA
- a CDS encoding HipA N-terminal domain-containing protein → MSNRSAKVWMHGYFAGIYVQDEIGYHFTYDPTYLSIEGVQPISLTLPLQETSFHSLTMIPFFDGLIPEGWLLDIAVNNWKLDPRDRMGLLLLCCKDTIGAVSIEPLSK, encoded by the coding sequence ATGAGTAATAGAAGTGCTAAGGTATGGATGCATGGATACTTTGCAGGAATCTATGTACAAGATGAAATAGGCTATCATTTCACCTATGATCCTACTTATCTTAGTATAGAGGGGGTACAACCCATAAGTTTGACTTTACCACTTCAAGAGACAAGTTTTCATTCATTGACGATGATCCCATTTTTTGACGGATTGATTCCGGAAGGTTGGTTATTGGATATAGCAGTAAACAATTGGAAACTCGATCCACGTGACCGAATGGGACTATTATTACTTTGCTGTAAGGATACGATTGGCGCAGTCAGCATCGAACCACTTAGTAAATAG
- a CDS encoding TonB-dependent receptor, whose protein sequence is MKKLLMICLWALVSSAQAQFSISGKVINEQKEPLPGANVFISSLELGAVVSTDGTFQLPSVPKGSLILEVSFIGYQTQRKTIELSENLQLNFTLVESTILSEAVMVRAIRADKLAPITQKTIENQELNEVFNGQDGAFVLETLAPSIQANSESGTRFTNYGTMRMRGIDQRRINITLNGVPLNDMIDQGVFFSNFTDFTNSVESIQVQRGVGTSTNGTASYAGSISYESVRLNVDAPETTVSLLGGSFNTWQGSAEVKTGLLPNKMAFYSRVSMTTSDGFRDHSGTDSYSFFFSGGYFGDKDIIRFTGFNGRTKNQLSYVPVPISLARENPRTNLNFRDDRDDFGQSFAQVEHIRTVSKNTTLTSSIYYGGAGGDFPFGFVDGEQFVQINYPLFNNHYGVMSNLQHSNEAWDLSAGVHAYTFRRKNIEQLVPNFASPYYEDRSVKDEFSAFAKAAYTFHDWVFFGDVQARFVNLQFTPDTQFLGENRTIPLYNWQFLNPKVGLTYQLSALQNVYGSFGRTGREPNRSDFLGGVQINAGNIDFLQNQNNVRAEFVNNYEFGYRIASERTNAQVNFFYMDFENEIAPIGAFVDQFFLQLFANQEDSYRRGVELDWSTKLSDRFRFLGNATYMRSIISRFQPEGSSEVFTNIRTPFSPEVFLNARLQYSPLKRLQVELHSRYVGDSFTELTNNADFVLPAYWVNNLRVSTKLGKHYTFEVEVNNLFNELYFTDGAPVGNELAVFAQAPRHFFGRFTAKF, encoded by the coding sequence ATGAAAAAACTACTCATGATTTGCCTTTGGGCCCTTGTATCGAGCGCCCAAGCCCAATTTTCCATTTCAGGAAAAGTTATCAATGAACAAAAAGAGCCTCTCCCTGGGGCAAACGTGTTCATTTCATCCCTCGAACTGGGTGCTGTGGTCTCTACCGATGGGACCTTCCAACTGCCAAGTGTGCCGAAAGGCTCTCTGATACTCGAGGTAAGTTTTATAGGCTACCAAACACAGCGAAAGACTATCGAATTAAGTGAAAACCTCCAACTCAATTTCACCTTGGTAGAAAGTACCATACTATCCGAAGCAGTCATGGTAAGAGCAATCCGGGCTGATAAGTTGGCCCCAATCACCCAAAAAACAATTGAAAATCAGGAGCTGAATGAGGTTTTTAATGGTCAGGACGGAGCCTTTGTACTGGAAACCCTCGCCCCAAGTATTCAAGCTAACTCAGAATCGGGCACACGCTTCACCAATTACGGTACCATGCGTATGCGTGGAATCGATCAGCGGAGGATTAACATCACCCTCAATGGTGTTCCACTGAACGACATGATTGATCAAGGGGTCTTTTTCAGCAATTTCACCGATTTTACCAATAGTGTGGAATCTATCCAAGTGCAAAGGGGGGTAGGCACGAGTACCAATGGTACAGCCTCTTATGCCGGTAGCATCAGTTATGAATCTGTGCGTTTAAATGTAGATGCTCCAGAGACCACAGTGTCTTTGCTCGGGGGAAGTTTCAATACATGGCAGGGAAGCGCTGAAGTGAAAACAGGACTTTTGCCAAACAAAATGGCTTTTTATTCCCGGGTAAGTATGACTACTTCGGATGGATTTAGGGATCATAGCGGGACAGATTCCTATTCCTTTTTCTTCAGTGGGGGTTATTTTGGCGATAAGGACATCATCCGATTTACAGGATTCAATGGACGTACTAAAAATCAACTCAGCTATGTTCCAGTACCGATCTCTCTAGCGAGAGAAAACCCCCGAACGAACTTGAATTTTAGAGATGATCGGGATGATTTTGGGCAGTCTTTTGCACAGGTGGAGCATATTCGTACAGTTTCGAAAAACACGACATTGACCAGCAGTATCTATTACGGTGGGGCAGGAGGAGATTTTCCCTTTGGCTTTGTGGATGGGGAGCAGTTTGTACAAATAAACTATCCGCTATTCAATAACCATTACGGGGTGATGAGCAATCTGCAACATTCCAATGAAGCTTGGGATTTGAGTGCTGGGGTGCATGCATATACATTTCGCAGAAAAAACATCGAACAACTTGTCCCCAATTTTGCCAGCCCCTACTATGAAGATCGCTCCGTAAAAGATGAGTTTTCTGCTTTTGCCAAAGCAGCCTACACCTTTCATGATTGGGTGTTTTTTGGGGATGTACAAGCGAGATTTGTCAACCTCCAATTCACACCTGATACGCAGTTTTTAGGAGAAAACAGGACTATTCCTTTGTATAACTGGCAGTTTTTGAATCCTAAAGTCGGCTTGACCTATCAGCTAAGTGCCTTACAAAATGTCTATGGTTCTTTTGGCCGCACAGGAAGAGAACCTAACCGCTCAGATTTTCTAGGGGGCGTACAAATCAATGCCGGGAACATTGATTTTCTCCAAAATCAAAACAACGTAAGAGCTGAATTTGTAAACAATTATGAATTTGGGTACCGCATTGCCAGCGAGCGGACCAATGCGCAGGTGAATTTCTTCTACATGGATTTTGAAAACGAAATCGCACCTATTGGAGCGTTTGTGGATCAGTTTTTCCTCCAATTGTTTGCCAATCAGGAGGACAGTTATCGCAGAGGAGTCGAGCTTGATTGGTCGACCAAGCTATCGGATAGATTCCGGTTTTTGGGTAATGCAACTTATATGCGAAGCATTATCAGCCGTTTTCAACCGGAAGGAAGTTCAGAAGTATTTACCAATATACGGACGCCATTCAGTCCAGAGGTATTTCTGAATGCACGCCTTCAATATAGTCCTTTGAAGCGCTTGCAAGTAGAGTTACATTCCAGATATGTGGGAGATTCATTTACGGAACTCACTAATAATGCTGACTTTGTTCTCCCGGCATATTGGGTGAACAATCTGAGAGTGTCGACCAAACTAGGTAAGCATTACACGTTTGAAGTGGAGGTCAACAACCTTTTCAATGAGTTGTACTTCACGGATGGTGCTCCTGTTGGAAATGAACTTGCCGTCTTTGCTCAAGCTCCAAGGCATTTCTTTGGGCGCTTTACCGCTAAGTTTTAA
- a CDS encoding NAD(P)/FAD-dependent oxidoreductase — MKPTIIIGGGIIGLFTAYYLEKSGIPSIIIDKGDMLDTTSTGNAGMIVPSHIIPLAAPGMISKGIAWMFSSKSPFYIHPKLDRKLLEWSWLFYRSANASHVERSIPFLKNISLLSKSLYQDFRLEHASSADLQLEEKGLMMLYQTAEVEKEEIEFAHLARKHGLEAEILSPKDISTVEPNLEVKARGAVLFPGDAHLSPAVLYQFLKQYLQSKGVVFYNNQEVLGFEQKAGNISAVITPQGAIHGEKFMFCAGAWSASLAQMLGFNLPMMGGKGYSFIQENTPEIKQASILTEMKVAVSPYGQQVRFGGTMEIAGTDERININRVKGIFESINRFYPSFQAKFPEKEQIWKGLRPCSPDGVPYIGQAPGYENAWFGTGHGMMGISMAPATGKILSDLHQGELSSMDLKAFEVGRF, encoded by the coding sequence ATGAAGCCAACCATCATTATCGGAGGAGGAATAATCGGTTTATTCACAGCTTATTACTTAGAAAAATCAGGAATCCCGTCCATTATCATTGACAAGGGTGATATGCTCGATACCACCTCCACAGGTAATGCAGGTATGATTGTGCCGAGCCATATCATTCCTTTGGCTGCTCCAGGAATGATCAGCAAAGGAATAGCCTGGATGTTTTCTTCTAAAAGCCCCTTTTACATCCATCCAAAACTAGACCGCAAACTTTTGGAATGGTCCTGGCTTTTTTATCGATCTGCTAATGCAAGCCATGTGGAGCGCTCCATTCCTTTCTTGAAAAACATCAGTTTACTTAGTAAATCCCTGTATCAAGATTTTCGATTGGAACATGCAAGTTCTGCTGACTTACAATTGGAAGAAAAAGGTCTGATGATGCTCTATCAAACAGCGGAAGTAGAAAAAGAGGAAATTGAATTTGCGCATTTGGCCAGAAAACATGGATTGGAAGCTGAAATTTTAAGCCCAAAAGACATTTCTACAGTAGAACCAAACCTAGAGGTAAAAGCAAGAGGAGCTGTTCTTTTCCCAGGCGATGCACATTTATCCCCTGCTGTCTTATATCAATTCCTCAAACAATACTTGCAATCTAAAGGAGTCGTCTTCTACAACAATCAAGAAGTGTTGGGCTTTGAGCAAAAGGCTGGAAATATCAGTGCTGTTATTACCCCCCAAGGAGCGATCCATGGAGAAAAATTTATGTTCTGCGCGGGTGCATGGTCCGCTTCCTTGGCTCAAATGCTGGGTTTCAACTTACCGATGATGGGTGGAAAGGGCTACAGTTTCATACAAGAAAATACTCCTGAGATCAAGCAAGCCTCTATTTTGACAGAAATGAAAGTTGCCGTGAGTCCTTATGGACAACAGGTTCGCTTTGGAGGCACAATGGAAATCGCGGGCACTGATGAGCGTATCAATATCAATCGTGTCAAAGGTATTTTTGAGTCCATCAATAGGTTTTATCCTTCTTTTCAAGCAAAATTCCCTGAAAAGGAACAAATCTGGAAGGGTCTACGTCCTTGTTCTCCTGATGGAGTTCCTTACATCGGGCAGGCACCTGGCTATGAAAATGCTTGGTTTGGTACTGGACACGGGATGATGGGTATCAGTATGGCTCCTGCTACTGGTAAGATTTTGAGTGATTTACATCAAGGTGAACTTAGCTCGATGGATTTAAAAGCTTTTGAGGTGGGGAGGTTTTAA
- a CDS encoding ABC transporter substrate-binding protein: MKKFILALDWTANTNHSGFFVAAQQGFYAQEGLDVHLRSTSEDNYARTPASLLAAKEVHLAMAPSESVIAYRANPEKPALMAIAAVLQRDASAIVCLKSSGLDRISQLDGKEYASYNARFEDHIVAEMIKTDGGKGEHIKIVPEKLGIWNTLLEGKAAATWVFMPWEGVMANKKQVELNAFYLKDYKIPYGYSPVLLAHPELLAEDPETYKKFLRASKKGFQLLKENPQLAVDALYKQEDLAELADKDFLINSQVAINPYYFDEAGDWGLMQEERWTEFIHWLKSKELITAEELTNLMKEPIFTNFYLSN, from the coding sequence ATGAAAAAATTTATCCTAGCGTTGGATTGGACTGCCAATACCAACCACAGTGGCTTCTTTGTAGCAGCACAACAGGGATTTTATGCCCAAGAAGGTCTGGACGTGCACTTGCGGTCTACCTCGGAGGACAATTATGCACGTACACCAGCGAGTTTGCTGGCAGCTAAGGAAGTGCATTTGGCCATGGCACCTTCAGAAAGTGTGATCGCCTACCGTGCTAATCCCGAAAAACCCGCTTTGATGGCTATTGCTGCAGTTTTGCAACGTGATGCCAGTGCCATCGTGTGTCTGAAATCTTCGGGTTTGGATCGTATCAGTCAATTAGACGGCAAGGAATATGCGAGTTATAATGCCCGCTTTGAAGATCATATCGTTGCAGAAATGATCAAGACTGATGGCGGAAAAGGAGAGCATATCAAGATTGTCCCTGAAAAACTGGGTATTTGGAATACCCTTTTGGAAGGAAAGGCTGCCGCTACTTGGGTTTTTATGCCTTGGGAAGGTGTGATGGCTAACAAAAAGCAAGTGGAATTAAACGCATTTTATCTCAAGGATTACAAGATACCCTATGGATATTCCCCTGTTTTACTGGCCCACCCTGAGCTTTTAGCCGAAGATCCAGAGACTTACAAAAAATTCCTTCGAGCAAGTAAGAAAGGTTTTCAGCTACTTAAAGAAAACCCTCAATTGGCAGTAGATGCACTTTACAAGCAGGAGGATCTTGCGGAATTAGCCGACAAAGATTTCTTGATCAATAGCCAAGTAGCCATTAATCCCTACTATTTTGATGAAGCGGGAGATTGGGGGCTGATGCAGGAAGAACGCTGGACCGAATTTATTCACTGGTTGAAAAGTAAGGAACTGATAACAGCAGAAGAACTTACAAACCTTATGAAAGAACCGATATTTACCAATTTCTATTTATCTAACTAA